The Pyrococcus horikoshii OT3 genome includes a window with the following:
- the priS gene encoding DNA primase catalytic subunit PriS encodes MLLREVTREERKNFYTNEWKVKDIPDFIVKTLELREFGFDHSGEGPSDRKNQYTDIRDLEDYIRATAPYAVYSSVALYEKPQEMEGWLGTELVFDIDAKDLPLRRCEHEPGTVCPICLNDAKEIVRDTVIILREELGFNDIHIIYSGRGYHIRVLDEWALKLDSKSRERILSFVSASEIEDVEEFRKLLLNKRGWFVLNHGYPRAFRLRFGYFILRIKLPHLINAGIRKSIAKSILKSKEEIYEEFVRKAILAAFPQGVGIESLAKLFALSTRFSKSYFDGRVTVDLKRILRLPSTLHSKVGLIAKYVGTNERDVMRFNPFKHAVPKFRKEEVKVEYKKFLESLGT; translated from the coding sequence ATGCTCCTAAGAGAGGTAACAAGAGAGGAAAGAAAGAACTTTTACACCAATGAATGGAAGGTTAAGGACATACCAGATTTCATTGTGAAGACATTAGAGTTAAGGGAATTTGGATTCGATCATTCGGGAGAGGGGCCTAGTGACAGGAAAAACCAATATACTGACATTAGGGATCTCGAAGATTACATAAGGGCCACGGCCCCCTATGCCGTTTATTCCAGCGTTGCACTTTATGAGAAGCCCCAGGAAATGGAGGGATGGTTAGGGACTGAACTCGTCTTTGACATAGATGCTAAGGACTTACCGTTAAGAAGGTGCGAGCATGAGCCAGGAACAGTATGTCCAATTTGCTTAAACGACGCTAAGGAGATAGTGAGGGATACCGTAATAATACTAAGGGAGGAGTTAGGATTCAATGACATACATATCATATATTCTGGAAGGGGTTACCATATTAGAGTTTTGGATGAATGGGCCCTCAAGCTAGATTCGAAGTCCAGGGAAAGAATTTTGTCATTTGTTTCTGCTAGTGAAATCGAGGATGTTGAAGAGTTCAGAAAACTTCTCCTGAATAAGAGGGGATGGTTCGTTCTAAATCATGGATATCCAAGGGCTTTTAGGCTCAGATTTGGCTATTTTATACTGAGGATTAAGCTTCCCCACCTCATAAATGCTGGAATAAGGAAGAGCATTGCCAAGAGCATCCTTAAATCAAAAGAGGAAATTTACGAAGAATTCGTAAGGAAAGCTATTCTTGCAGCTTTTCCCCAGGGAGTTGGAATCGAAAGCCTAGCGAAGTTGTTCGCACTCTCCACCAGGTTCTCAAAGTCATACTTCGATGGGAGGGTAACCGTTGATCTAAAGAGGATTCTAAGACTCCCTTCAACGTTGCACTCTAAGGTAGGACTAATAGCAAAGTACGTAGGAACTAACGAGAGGGATGTTATGAGATTTAACCCCTTCAAACATGCGGTACCAAAGTTCAGAAAAGAGGAGGTAAAGGTGGAATACAAAAAATTCCTGGAAAGTCTCGGAACTTAA
- a CDS encoding Clp1/GlmU family protein → MGTNKAFFTNEVPEDRYIAAEKISSLKKPATVMIIGDVDTGKTTLTIYLANELISRGFRVSIIDSDVGQKSILPPATISLAFVDTHFSSLEDLTPFAHYFVGTITPSQFFGEMVIGVMKLAELAKKFSDVVLIDTTGMIYGPGVELKRMKIEAIKPDLILALERENELTPIIKGFEDITLKLRVSDKVKEFSRSERKELRREKWKRYFENSRIVTFNVNDILVTGTSMFQGKPIEEGEKNLLERLFKWLILHGRKLGERYFVVKVDTSEGPRVVDKNVVRYFDFSKLSNLLLGLLDKEGFCQGVGILKAINFSEGRLEVLTPVKDISIITEIRFGRIRVREDGEELGLLDREVL, encoded by the coding sequence ATGGGCACAAATAAAGCTTTTTTTACCAATGAAGTTCCAGAAGATAGATATATTGCCGCAGAGAAGATATCCTCACTAAAGAAGCCTGCAACTGTCATGATAATAGGTGATGTTGACACTGGAAAGACGACGTTGACGATATACCTTGCTAACGAGCTGATTTCAAGAGGGTTTAGGGTCTCGATAATTGATAGTGACGTTGGTCAAAAGAGTATCTTGCCCCCTGCAACGATAAGTCTAGCTTTCGTCGATACTCATTTTTCTTCCCTTGAAGACCTAACACCTTTTGCTCATTACTTTGTAGGAACTATAACTCCTAGCCAATTTTTTGGCGAAATGGTAATTGGTGTAATGAAATTAGCTGAGTTGGCTAAGAAGTTTTCAGACGTCGTGCTCATAGATACTACCGGCATGATATATGGCCCTGGGGTAGAACTGAAAAGGATGAAAATAGAGGCAATAAAGCCGGATCTAATACTCGCCCTGGAGAGGGAGAATGAGCTAACCCCGATAATTAAGGGATTTGAAGATATAACATTAAAGCTTAGGGTAAGTGATAAGGTTAAAGAATTCTCTAGGAGTGAAAGGAAAGAACTTAGAAGGGAGAAATGGAAGAGATATTTTGAAAATTCAAGGATTGTTACTTTCAATGTAAATGATATCTTGGTAACTGGAACCTCAATGTTCCAGGGAAAGCCCATTGAAGAAGGAGAAAAAAATTTGCTTGAGAGGCTTTTTAAGTGGCTCATCTTGCATGGTAGGAAGCTTGGTGAAAGGTACTTCGTGGTAAAGGTTGACACAAGTGAGGGACCGAGGGTTGTTGATAAAAACGTTGTCCGGTACTTTGATTTTTCTAAGCTTAGCAATTTACTTCTAGGTTTGCTAGATAAGGAAGGTTTTTGTCAAGGAGTTGGAATACTCAAGGCTATAAATTTTAGTGAGGGGAGGCTTGAAGTCTTAACTCCAGTTAAGGATATTTCAATAATCACAGAGATAAGATTTGGTAGGATCAGAGTTAGGGAAGATGGTGAGGAACTTGGGTTGCTAGATAGGGAGGTACTTTAA
- the priL gene encoding DNA primase large subunit PriL, giving the protein MLDPFSEKAKELLKGFGSINDFMDAIPKIVSVDDVIERIRVVKNEKLIDKFLDQDNVMDLAQFYALLGALSYSPYGIELELVKKANLIIYSERLKRKKEIKPEEISIDVSTAIEFPTEDVRKIERVYGKIPEYTMKISDFLDLVPDEKLANYYIYEGRVYLKREDLIRIWSKAFERNVERGVNMLYEIRDELPEFYRKVLGEIQAFAEEEFGRKFGEIQGGKLRPEFFPPCIKNALKGVPQGIRNYAITVLLTSFLSYARICPNPPRRNVRVKDCIKDIRVITEEILPIIIEAANRCSPPLFEDQPNEIKNIWYHLGFGYTANPSLEDSGNSTWYFPPNCEKIRANAPQLCTPDKHCKYIRNPLTYYLRRLYLEGRRNAPKRGNKRGKKELLHQ; this is encoded by the coding sequence ATGCTCGACCCATTTAGTGAAAAAGCTAAAGAACTACTAAAAGGATTCGGGTCAATTAATGATTTTATGGACGCAATTCCAAAAATAGTTAGCGTTGACGATGTGATAGAAAGGATTAGGGTAGTAAAAAATGAGAAACTGATAGACAAGTTTTTAGATCAAGATAACGTAATGGATCTAGCTCAATTCTATGCCCTATTGGGGGCCCTATCCTACTCACCCTATGGTATAGAACTCGAACTTGTGAAAAAGGCGAACTTAATTATTTATTCAGAGAGACTAAAAAGAAAAAAGGAGATCAAGCCGGAGGAGATAAGCATTGATGTGAGCACCGCCATAGAATTTCCAACAGAGGATGTAAGGAAAATTGAAAGAGTTTACGGTAAAATTCCAGAGTACACAATGAAGATCTCTGACTTCCTAGATCTAGTTCCCGATGAAAAGTTAGCGAACTATTACATATACGAAGGGCGTGTGTACCTCAAGAGGGAAGATCTAATAAGGATATGGAGCAAAGCCTTTGAGAGGAATGTGGAAAGGGGCGTAAACATGCTTTACGAAATTAGAGATGAACTCCCAGAATTCTACAGGAAAGTTCTGGGTGAAATCCAAGCCTTTGCGGAGGAAGAGTTTGGAAGAAAATTCGGAGAGATTCAAGGAGGAAAACTAAGGCCGGAGTTCTTTCCCCCTTGTATTAAGAACGCCCTAAAGGGTGTTCCTCAGGGAATTAGGAACTATGCAATTACCGTATTATTGACGAGCTTTTTGAGCTATGCAAGAATCTGTCCAAACCCACCAAGGAGGAACGTTAGGGTTAAAGACTGTATAAAGGACATTAGAGTAATAACTGAGGAAATTTTACCGATAATAATTGAAGCCGCAAATAGATGCTCACCTCCATTATTTGAGGATCAACCCAATGAGATCAAGAATATCTGGTACCACCTCGGATTTGGATATACAGCAAATCCTAGCCTCGAAGACAGCGGAAATTCCACCTGGTACTTTCCCCCAAACTGTGAAAAGATAAGGGCTAACGCCCCACAATTGTGCACTCCCGATAAGCACTGTAAATACATCAGAAATCCATTGACGTATTATTTAAGGAGGTTATACCTGGAGGGAAGAAGGAATGCTCCTAAGAGAGGTAACAAGAGAGGAAAGAAAGAACTTTTACACCAATGA
- a CDS encoding Lrp/AsnC family transcriptional regulator yields MTRERVELTNRQIELLRKLYREGKTIEVHTVEKTQDELAQELGITRQALSNHLKILKELGYIRTGRGFIDLTDKALELLGEKRGDVFIFVKIEPTKRKQVYDTIRKLRVKKIYRVTGDIDLIIEADKSKLDEILEEIAALDGVKETITHVVLGVL; encoded by the coding sequence ATGACAAGAGAAAGAGTGGAATTGACTAACAGACAAATAGAATTGTTGAGGAAACTGTACAGGGAAGGGAAAACTATTGAAGTTCATACCGTGGAGAAAACACAGGATGAGCTTGCCCAGGAGCTTGGAATAACAAGGCAAGCCCTAAGTAATCATTTGAAGATTCTCAAAGAGCTTGGATACATAAGAACTGGAAGGGGATTCATAGACTTAACTGATAAGGCCCTTGAGCTTCTAGGTGAAAAGAGGGGTGATGTATTCATATTTGTAAAAATCGAGCCAACAAAAAGAAAGCAAGTCTACGATACTATAAGGAAGTTGAGGGTCAAAAAGATATATCGCGTGACCGGGGATATAGATCTAATAATAGAAGCGGATAAAAGCAAACTCGATGAGATTCTTGAGGAGATAGCCGCTTTGGATGGTGTTAAGGAGACGATTACACACGTCGTCCTTGGCGTTCTCTAA
- a CDS encoding ABC transporter ATP-binding protein, translating into MAEVKLINIWKRFGDVTAVKDLSLEIKDGEFLVLLGPSGCGKTTTLRMIAGLEEPTRGQIYIEDNLVADPEKGVFVPPKERDVAMVFQSYALYPHMTVYDNIAFPLKLRKVPKQEIDKRVREVAEMLGLTELLNRKPRELSGGQRQRVALGRAIIRRPKVFLMDEPLSNLDAKLRVKMRAELKKLQRQLGVTTIYVTHDQVEAMTMGDRIAVMNKGELQQVGTPDEVYYKPVNTFVAGFIGSPPMNFLDATITDDGFLDFGEFKLKLLQDQFEVLEEENMVGKEVIFGIRPEDVHDASFTHIDVPEENTVKATVDIIENLGGEKIVHLRRGNISFTAKFPKESKVREGDEVSVVFDMKKIHIFRKDTEKAIF; encoded by the coding sequence ATGGCCGAAGTTAAGCTCATAAACATATGGAAGAGATTTGGGGATGTTACCGCGGTTAAGGATCTAAGCCTAGAAATAAAAGATGGGGAATTTTTGGTTCTCCTAGGCCCTAGTGGTTGCGGTAAAACAACGACGCTTAGAATGATAGCGGGACTGGAGGAGCCTACTAGGGGCCAAATATATATAGAGGATAACCTCGTGGCCGATCCCGAAAAGGGGGTTTTCGTACCTCCTAAGGAGAGAGATGTTGCAATGGTATTCCAGAGTTATGCCCTTTATCCTCACATGACAGTTTACGACAACATTGCATTTCCATTAAAGTTGAGGAAAGTGCCGAAGCAGGAGATAGATAAGAGGGTTAGGGAAGTTGCGGAGATGCTGGGCTTAACTGAATTACTCAATAGGAAGCCCAGAGAACTCTCCGGAGGTCAGAGGCAGAGGGTTGCGTTGGGAAGGGCAATAATAAGGAGGCCAAAGGTTTTCCTTATGGATGAACCTTTGAGTAATTTGGATGCCAAGCTAAGGGTTAAGATGCGTGCTGAATTGAAGAAGCTGCAGAGACAGCTCGGCGTTACCACCATCTACGTTACCCATGATCAGGTTGAGGCCATGACGATGGGTGATAGAATAGCCGTCATGAATAAGGGAGAGCTTCAACAAGTTGGGACCCCAGATGAAGTTTACTATAAGCCAGTTAATACCTTTGTTGCGGGCTTCATAGGAAGCCCACCAATGAACTTCCTTGATGCGACAATTACCGACGATGGATTTTTAGACTTCGGAGAATTCAAGCTAAAGCTCCTTCAGGATCAGTTTGAAGTTCTTGAAGAGGAAAATATGGTGGGTAAGGAAGTGATATTTGGCATAAGGCCCGAGGATGTACACGATGCATCCTTTACACATATTGACGTTCCTGAGGAGAACACGGTAAAAGCTACCGTGGACATAATAGAGAACCTTGGAGGGGAGAAGATAGTTCACCTAAGGAGAGGAAATATATCCTTTACAGCGAAATTTCCCAAGGAGTCAAAAGTTAGGGAGGGAGATGAAGTTAGTGTCGTGTTTGACATGAAGAAGATACACATCTTTAGGAAAGACACTGAAAAGGCCATCTTTTAA